Proteins encoded within one genomic window of Prauserella marina:
- a CDS encoding pyridoxal-phosphate-dependent aminotransferase family protein, with protein MAQPIGRHFLQIPGPTNVPDRVLRAMSAPTIDHRGPEFAALTTDVLEAVKPVFGTTNPVVVYPGSGTGAWEAALVNTLSPGDRVLAFETGHFATLWRDLATNLGLTVDFLPGDWRHGVDADALAERLAADTAHEIAAVCVVHNETSTGVTSAIPPVSRALRESGHPALLLVDTISSLGSVDYRHDEWGVDVTISCSQKGLMLPPGLGFNAVSDKALRAAETARLPRSYWDWRPVIEANRTGFFPSTPATNLLYGLREALRMLDEEGLPQVFARHLRHAEATRAAVRAWGLDLLCLDDRAHSPALTAVLVPGEHDADKIRAIILDRFNMSLGAGLGKLRGKVFRIGHLGHFNDLTLAGTLSGVQMGLSLAGVPVGHGGITAALDVLEAA; from the coding sequence ATGGCACAGCCGATCGGCCGGCACTTCCTGCAAATTCCCGGCCCCACCAACGTTCCCGACAGGGTGCTGCGGGCGATGTCCGCGCCCACCATCGACCATCGAGGACCCGAATTCGCCGCACTGACCACGGACGTTCTCGAAGCCGTGAAACCGGTATTCGGCACCACGAATCCCGTCGTCGTCTATCCCGGTTCCGGTACCGGCGCGTGGGAAGCAGCGCTCGTCAACACGCTCAGTCCTGGTGACCGGGTACTGGCTTTCGAGACGGGTCATTTCGCCACACTGTGGCGCGACCTCGCGACGAACCTCGGCCTGACCGTCGATTTCCTGCCTGGTGACTGGCGGCACGGCGTCGACGCGGACGCGCTCGCCGAGCGCCTTGCCGCCGACACCGCCCACGAGATCGCCGCGGTGTGTGTCGTGCACAACGAGACCTCGACCGGCGTCACCAGTGCCATTCCGCCGGTCAGCCGCGCGCTGCGGGAAAGCGGGCATCCCGCGCTGCTGCTCGTGGACACCATCTCCTCGCTGGGTTCGGTCGACTACCGGCACGACGAATGGGGTGTCGACGTCACGATCTCCTGTTCGCAGAAGGGATTGATGTTGCCGCCCGGCCTCGGGTTCAACGCCGTCAGCGACAAAGCACTGCGGGCGGCGGAAACCGCGCGGCTGCCGAGGTCCTATTGGGACTGGCGACCGGTCATCGAGGCCAACCGGACCGGCTTCTTCCCCAGTACTCCGGCGACCAACCTGCTTTACGGACTGCGGGAAGCGTTGCGCATGCTGGACGAGGAGGGCCTTCCCCAGGTGTTCGCGCGGCACCTGCGGCACGCGGAAGCGACGAGGGCCGCGGTGCGCGCGTGGGGCCTCGACCTGTTGTGCCTGGACGATCGGGCCCATTCGCCCGCGCTGACCGCGGTGCTCGTTCCCGGCGAGCACGACGCCGACAAGATCAGGGCGATCATCCTCGACCGGTTCAACATGTCGCTCGGCGCGGGACTGGGCAAGCTGCGCGGCAAGGTGTTTCGCATCGGCCATCTCGGGCACTTCAACGATCTGACGCTGGCCGGAACGCTCAGCGGGGTACAGATGGGCCTTTCGCTGGCCGGAGTTCCCGTGGGCCATGGCGGGATCACCGCCGCGCTGGACGTACTGGAGGCGGCGTGA
- a CDS encoding SLC13 family permease, with amino-acid sequence MSIQIYSIIGLVLIFLLATLRSVNMGAVAFLGTFLIGTFIFDESVDDLFSGFPGDLFVVLVGVTLLFAIAKANGTVDWLIQAGVRAVRGRIALIPWVMFLVTSLLTMVGAVVPGAVAIMAPIGLNFATRYRINPMLMGLLIINGASAGGFSPISIFGSITNGVVERSGLPGNPALLWISSFLFNAVLSVVVFFLFGGKQLLRRRISTEPGAPSDSDDEDVSGGPVSGPSGGTATSTKQRTTSSTEVSTLNPQRVITLAGLIVLAVGALALEFDVGLLALSIATVICLLSPRDTKGCVAEVAWPTVLLICGVVTYVGLMERVGTIEFLGDSVAGIGVPLLAAFVICLIGAAVSAFASTTGILGALIPLAVPFLLTGQVGAVGMIIALALSSSVVDSSPFSTSGALVVASAPEQVRDTVFRKLMIWGMSMIVVAPVAACLIFVIPGWL; translated from the coding sequence ATGTCCATCCAGATATATTCGATCATCGGCCTGGTTCTCATTTTTCTCCTCGCGACCCTGCGCTCGGTGAACATGGGAGCGGTTGCCTTTCTCGGCACCTTTCTGATCGGAACCTTCATATTCGATGAATCCGTGGACGATTTGTTCTCCGGATTCCCCGGTGACCTCTTCGTCGTCTTGGTCGGCGTGACACTGCTGTTCGCCATCGCCAAGGCAAACGGCACCGTCGATTGGCTCATCCAGGCCGGTGTTCGTGCCGTGCGCGGGAGAATCGCCCTCATTCCGTGGGTGATGTTCCTCGTCACGAGCCTGCTGACGATGGTGGGTGCCGTCGTCCCCGGCGCGGTGGCCATCATGGCGCCGATCGGGCTGAACTTCGCCACCCGCTACCGCATCAACCCGATGCTCATGGGGCTGCTGATCATCAACGGCGCGAGCGCGGGCGGCTTCTCGCCGATCAGTATTTTCGGCAGCATCACCAATGGCGTCGTCGAGCGCAGCGGACTTCCCGGAAACCCGGCGCTGCTGTGGATCAGCTCGTTCCTGTTCAACGCCGTACTCAGCGTCGTGGTGTTCTTTCTCTTCGGCGGCAAGCAACTCCTGCGGCGCAGGATCTCCACCGAGCCAGGCGCGCCCTCCGACAGCGACGACGAGGACGTATCCGGCGGCCCGGTTTCCGGCCCGTCCGGCGGCACGGCCACCTCGACGAAGCAACGCACGACCAGCAGCACCGAGGTGAGCACGCTCAACCCGCAACGCGTCATCACACTGGCGGGCCTCATCGTGCTCGCGGTGGGCGCGCTGGCTCTCGAATTCGATGTCGGCCTGCTCGCGCTGAGCATCGCGACCGTCATCTGCCTGCTGTCGCCGCGGGACACCAAGGGCTGCGTGGCCGAGGTCGCCTGGCCGACCGTGTTGCTGATCTGCGGCGTGGTGACCTACGTGGGCCTGATGGAACGGGTCGGCACCATCGAATTCCTCGGCGACAGCGTCGCGGGTATCGGGGTGCCGCTGCTGGCCGCGTTCGTGATCTGCCTCATCGGCGCTGCGGTGTCGGCATTCGCCTCCACGACCGGCATTCTCGGCGCACTCATCCCGCTTGCCGTCCCGTTCCTGCTCACCGGGCAGGTCGGCGCCGTCGGCATGATCATCGCACTGGCGCTGTCGTCGTCGGTCGTCGACTCGTCCCCGTTTTCCACCAGCGGCGCGCTCGTCGTCGCCAGCGCGCCGGAACAGGTACGCGACACCGTGTTCCGGAAGCTCATGATCTGGGGCATGAGCATGATCGTCGTGGCTCCGGTCGCGGCCTGCCTGATCTTCGTGATTCCCGGCTGGTTGTGA
- a CDS encoding IclR family transcriptional regulator, whose product MSEGMRTVLSAFRVLEEVAYTQPAGVGELARRLRLPKSTVQRALRTLWTAGWICPDGAEITRWVLTTRALHIGQRAIADLGVRDAAAAIMQELRRETGETSHLMVREGDHAVLIERVETTHPIRAVIPLGSAVPLHGSSNGKAMLAQLGKDEVTAIIGDTLERYTDNTIVEWDDFFAELDSVRALGYASNVGEWRTDIAAVAAAIFDHEGAPIASISVSAPGSRMTEQQRQTYGALVIEAANRISATLGYRRPADGDEDHGPR is encoded by the coding sequence ATGAGCGAGGGCATGCGCACCGTACTGTCCGCTTTCCGGGTTCTCGAAGAGGTCGCCTACACCCAGCCGGCCGGAGTCGGCGAGCTGGCGCGAAGACTGCGTCTTCCCAAGAGCACCGTTCAGCGCGCGCTCAGGACACTGTGGACGGCGGGCTGGATCTGCCCCGACGGCGCGGAGATCACCCGCTGGGTGCTCACCACCCGCGCGCTGCACATCGGACAGCGGGCCATCGCCGACCTCGGCGTCCGCGACGCCGCCGCGGCGATCATGCAGGAACTGCGCAGGGAAACCGGCGAGACCTCGCACCTCATGGTGCGCGAGGGCGATCACGCCGTGCTCATCGAGCGCGTCGAGACGACCCACCCCATCCGCGCCGTGATCCCGCTGGGCAGCGCCGTCCCGCTGCACGGCTCCTCCAACGGCAAGGCGATGCTCGCGCAACTCGGCAAGGACGAAGTGACGGCGATCATCGGCGACACGCTGGAGCGCTACACCGACAACACCATCGTCGAATGGGACGACTTCTTCGCCGAACTGGACAGCGTGCGCGCGCTCGGCTACGCCTCGAACGTCGGTGAATGGCGCACCGACATCGCGGCTGTCGCCGCCGCGATCTTCGACCACGAGGGCGCTCCGATCGCCAGCATCTCGGTGTCCGCCCCTGGCAGCAGGATGACCGAACAACAGCGGCAAACCTATGGCGCGCTGGTGATCGAGGCGGCCAACCGCATCAGCGCGACCCTCGGCTACCGGCGGCCCGCCGATGGCGACGAAGACCACGGGCCGCGGTGA
- a CDS encoding enoyl-CoA hydratase/isomerase family protein, with amino-acid sequence MTDELLTEFTGSRAVATFNRPSARNAMTWAMYDGLVDFCERVDADENVRVAVLRGAGGKAFVAGTDIAQFSEFRGARDGLAYERRIESVLARLERVRVPVIAAIEGYATGGGLAIAAACDLRVCTEDAKFGIPIARTVGNCLSMATYARLVHLVGAGRASTLLLTAGFTGAREALGCGLVSEVVEPDRLTGRVGELADQLAGQAPLTMLASKTAIRRLREHDLPDGDDLVEMCYGSADFAEGVAAFVGKRAPRWRGR; translated from the coding sequence ATGACCGACGAGCTGCTGACCGAGTTCACGGGATCCCGCGCCGTGGCCACGTTCAACCGGCCGAGCGCCCGCAACGCGATGACCTGGGCCATGTACGACGGACTCGTCGACTTCTGCGAACGCGTCGACGCCGACGAGAACGTCAGGGTGGCGGTATTGCGTGGTGCCGGTGGAAAGGCGTTCGTCGCGGGCACCGACATCGCGCAGTTCAGCGAATTCCGGGGCGCGCGGGACGGACTGGCCTACGAGCGCAGGATCGAGAGCGTCCTCGCCAGGCTGGAACGCGTGCGGGTACCGGTCATCGCGGCGATCGAGGGCTACGCGACAGGGGGAGGACTCGCCATCGCGGCTGCCTGCGATCTCAGGGTGTGCACCGAGGACGCGAAGTTCGGCATTCCGATCGCACGCACCGTCGGCAACTGTCTTTCGATGGCGACCTACGCCCGCCTCGTACACCTCGTCGGCGCGGGAAGGGCGAGTACTTTGTTGCTGACGGCGGGATTCACCGGCGCGCGCGAGGCGCTCGGCTGCGGGCTGGTGTCCGAAGTGGTCGAACCGGACCGGCTCACCGGCAGGGTGGGGGAGCTGGCCGATCAGCTCGCCGGTCAGGCCCCGCTCACGATGCTGGCGAGCAAGACCGCGATCCGCAGGCTGCGGGAGCACGACCTTCCCGACGGCGACGACCTGGTGGAAATGTGTTACGGCAGCGCGGATTTCGCGGAGGGAGTGGCCGCTTTCGTCGGCAAACGAGCGCCCCGGTGGCGGGGCCGGTGA
- a CDS encoding CaiB/BaiF CoA transferase family protein codes for MPFALEHLTVLDLTQVMAGPYCCQLLGDLGADVIKVEPLGRGDATRQATGHRLPGGESAAFLAVNRNKRGIALDLKTEEGRTVFHRLAATADVVVESFRPGVAARLGVDYASLRELNPRLVYASISGFGQTGPYAQRPGYDLIAQAMSGIMSVTGDANGEPVKCGVPVADLSAGLFCVIGILSACLSREVTGVGQAIDTSLYDAALALSIWETSELWATGAAPGRLGSAHRVNAPYQALRTRDGYLTIGANNDRLWSRLCEVLGRQDLLADQRFRTNTDRVERRDELAAELSVTLRRKDTGVWVDELLDAGVPAGPIRDYAESCADPHTLAREMVLELEHPREGTVRSLGIPVKLGATPGSVRRVAPALGEHTDEVLAAAGCSAEEIEALRSTGAVG; via the coding sequence ATGCCGTTCGCCCTGGAACACCTCACCGTGCTCGACCTGACGCAGGTCATGGCCGGTCCCTACTGCTGCCAGCTCCTCGGCGACCTCGGTGCCGACGTCATCAAGGTCGAACCCCTCGGCAGGGGCGACGCGACGCGCCAGGCGACCGGCCACCGGCTTCCCGGCGGGGAGAGCGCCGCCTTCCTCGCGGTCAACCGCAACAAACGCGGCATCGCGCTCGACCTCAAGACCGAGGAGGGCAGAACTGTCTTCCACCGCCTCGCGGCCACCGCCGACGTGGTGGTGGAGAGCTTCCGGCCAGGAGTCGCCGCGAGGCTCGGCGTCGACTACGCGTCACTGCGTGAGCTCAACCCACGACTGGTCTACGCGTCGATTTCCGGGTTCGGGCAGACCGGGCCGTATGCCCAGCGTCCCGGCTACGACCTCATCGCACAGGCGATGTCCGGCATCATGAGCGTCACCGGCGACGCGAACGGCGAGCCGGTGAAATGCGGCGTCCCGGTCGCCGATCTCTCGGCGGGCCTGTTCTGCGTGATCGGCATCCTGAGCGCCTGCCTTTCCCGCGAGGTCACCGGAGTGGGGCAGGCCATCGACACGTCGCTCTACGACGCGGCGCTCGCACTGTCCATTTGGGAGACGTCGGAACTGTGGGCGACGGGGGCGGCCCCTGGGCGGCTCGGCTCGGCCCACCGGGTCAACGCCCCGTATCAGGCGTTGCGCACCCGGGACGGCTATCTGACCATCGGCGCCAACAACGACCGGCTGTGGTCGCGGCTGTGCGAGGTGCTCGGACGTCAGGATCTCCTTGCCGACCAACGGTTTCGCACCAACACCGACAGGGTGGAGCGGCGGGACGAGCTGGCCGCCGAACTGTCGGTCACCTTGCGGCGCAAGGACACCGGTGTCTGGGTCGACGAGCTGCTGGATGCCGGGGTGCCGGCCGGTCCCATCCGGGACTACGCCGAGTCCTGCGCCGATCCGCACACGCTGGCCCGCGAGATGGTGCTGGAACTGGAGCACCCGAGGGAGGGAACGGTGCGCTCGCTTGGCATTCCGGTCAAGCTCGGCGCGACCCCTGGCAGCGTGCGCAGGGTCGCGCCCGCGCTGGGCGAACACACCGACGAAGTCCTTGCCGCCGCCGGCTGTTCGGCGGAGGAGATCGAAGCGCTGCGCTCCACCGGAGCGGTGGGCTGA
- a CDS encoding class I tRNA ligase family protein, whose amino-acid sequence MTFESMTRKRPIAGASAVSIGGHRVRLLDRARIYACGVTPYDVTHVGQAATFLWVDTLARVLRVLGVEPLVCRNVTDVDDVLHDVARHRGTPYDQLASFEQFEFEGDMAALGVRAPDHAPVAHGFIDPVRRLAAALVESGTAYAREGSVYFRGAGVADRAGLDEETALRLAEANGGRPDDPAKDHPLDVAVWQAAEPGHPAWSSPWGRGRPGWHAGCVAMATSVFGIGVDIHAGGADLRFPHHAYHAAMAEALTGTAPYARAWLHAGTVRVGGVKMAKSEGNLVAVRDVLAEHPAPVLRLAVIDRPWHSDWDYAPSVLDAAAGRLAKLYRAAGRPGESDEAVVEKLRLLLADELDVPAAIDLATEVGGSAARLLVATMGLT is encoded by the coding sequence ATGACGTTCGAGTCCATGACACGGAAGCGGCCGATCGCGGGGGCGAGCGCCGTGAGTATCGGCGGGCATCGGGTGCGGTTGCTCGATCGCGCCAGGATCTACGCGTGCGGGGTCACGCCCTACGACGTGACCCACGTCGGGCAGGCGGCCACGTTCCTGTGGGTCGACACGCTGGCACGGGTGCTGCGCGTGCTCGGCGTCGAACCACTCGTCTGCCGCAACGTCACCGACGTCGACGACGTCCTGCACGACGTCGCGCGACACCGGGGCACGCCCTATGACCAGCTGGCCTCCTTCGAGCAGTTCGAATTCGAGGGCGACATGGCCGCGCTCGGCGTGCGGGCGCCCGATCACGCTCCGGTCGCGCACGGTTTCATCGACCCGGTTCGCAGGCTCGCCGCCGCCCTCGTCGAATCGGGAACCGCCTACGCGCGCGAGGGGTCGGTCTACTTCCGGGGAGCCGGGGTCGCGGACAGGGCGGGGCTGGACGAGGAAACGGCGCTGCGGCTCGCCGAGGCCAACGGCGGAAGACCGGACGATCCGGCGAAGGACCATCCACTGGACGTCGCGGTGTGGCAGGCGGCCGAACCCGGCCACCCCGCGTGGAGTTCCCCGTGGGGCAGGGGCAGACCCGGCTGGCACGCGGGGTGTGTGGCCATGGCGACGTCGGTGTTCGGGATCGGGGTCGACATCCACGCGGGCGGTGCCGATCTGCGGTTCCCGCACCACGCCTATCACGCGGCGATGGCCGAGGCGCTGACCGGCACCGCCCCGTACGCGCGGGCGTGGCTGCACGCGGGGACGGTGCGGGTCGGCGGCGTGAAGATGGCGAAGTCGGAGGGAAACCTCGTGGCTGTCCGGGATGTGCTCGCCGAGCATCCGGCTCCGGTGCTGCGACTGGCCGTGATCGACCGGCCGTGGCACAGCGACTGGGACTACGCCCCTTCGGTGCTCGACGCGGCTGCCGGGCGGCTGGCGAAGCTGTACCGAGCGGCGGGGCGGCCGGGAGAGTCGGATGAAGCCGTGGTCGAGAAGCTGCGGCTGCTGCTGGCCGATGAACTCGACGTACCGGCCGCCATCGACCTCGCGACCGAGGTGGGCGGCAGCGCCGCCCGGCTCCTGGTCGCCACCATGGGCCTGACCTGA
- a CDS encoding FGGY-family carbohydrate kinase, whose product MTAVTSVTAAKPMVIGVDIGTSSTKGVLVDRDSGAVVRTAVREHTVSRPRPGHVEMDPRVWWAEFTGITAELLRTGGSNGAVGAVGVSGMGPCVALTGGGEPGTEEPLRPAILYGVDTRATAQIAALGEELGERAVLDRCGSLLSTQAVGPKLAWVAEHEPDIAARAKRLYLPSSWLVSRLTGEYVLDHHSASQSVPLYDSRELEWYEPWAQRVAPWLDLPPLRWPGDVAGTVTATAARETGLAAGTPVITGTIDAWSEAVSVGAQRQGDLMIMYGTTMFLIATTERRLTMPSLWSTVGAYEGTRNLAGGMATSGAVTEWLRGLFGGPAHAELLAEASRSGPGAGGLLMLPYFAGERTPIADPLARGVIAGLTLEHTRGDLYRAALEATAHGVRHNIAAMRDADARLERIVAVGGGTQGGLWTQIVSDVTGIEQEIPSVTIGACYGAALLAAGAIGAPDVALWNPVREIRVPDSALRERYDELHRGYLDLYPATKPVVHGLSAG is encoded by the coding sequence ATGACGGCCGTGACGAGTGTGACGGCAGCCAAGCCGATGGTCATCGGCGTCGACATCGGGACATCGAGTACCAAAGGCGTGCTCGTCGACCGCGACAGCGGCGCCGTGGTGCGCACCGCGGTGCGCGAGCACACCGTGTCCCGCCCTCGGCCGGGACACGTCGAGATGGATCCGCGGGTGTGGTGGGCCGAGTTCACCGGCATCACTGCCGAACTCCTGCGAACCGGCGGGTCGAACGGAGCCGTCGGGGCGGTCGGCGTCAGCGGGATGGGTCCCTGCGTCGCGCTGACCGGAGGGGGCGAGCCCGGCACGGAAGAACCGTTACGGCCCGCGATCCTCTACGGCGTCGACACCCGCGCCACCGCGCAGATCGCCGCGCTCGGCGAGGAACTGGGTGAGCGGGCCGTGCTCGACCGGTGCGGCTCGCTGCTGTCCACCCAGGCCGTGGGTCCGAAGCTCGCCTGGGTCGCCGAGCACGAACCGGACATCGCCGCGAGGGCGAAACGTTTGTACCTTCCCAGTTCCTGGCTAGTATCCCGGCTCACCGGCGAATACGTGCTCGACCATCACTCGGCGAGCCAGTCGGTGCCGCTGTACGACTCGCGGGAACTCGAATGGTACGAACCGTGGGCCCAGCGGGTCGCGCCGTGGCTCGACCTGCCGCCGTTGCGCTGGCCCGGCGACGTCGCGGGAACCGTGACCGCCACGGCGGCGAGGGAAACCGGACTCGCCGCGGGAACCCCGGTGATCACCGGCACCATCGACGCGTGGTCGGAGGCGGTGAGCGTCGGCGCGCAGCGCCAGGGCGACCTGATGATCATGTACGGCACGACCATGTTCCTCATCGCCACGACCGAGCGCAGGCTGACGATGCCGAGCCTGTGGAGCACCGTCGGCGCCTACGAGGGAACCCGCAACCTCGCGGGCGGAATGGCGACCTCCGGAGCGGTGACCGAATGGCTGCGTGGCCTCTTCGGCGGCCCGGCCCACGCCGAACTGCTCGCCGAGGCGAGCCGGTCGGGACCGGGGGCTGGCGGGTTGCTGATGCTGCCGTACTTCGCGGGCGAGCGCACGCCGATCGCGGATCCTCTCGCACGCGGAGTCATCGCCGGGCTGACCCTCGAACACACGCGAGGCGACCTGTACCGGGCCGCGCTGGAGGCGACCGCGCACGGGGTGCGGCACAACATCGCGGCGATGCGGGACGCCGACGCGCGGCTGGAGCGGATCGTCGCCGTCGGTGGCGGAACCCAGGGCGGGCTGTGGACCCAGATCGTCAGCGACGTCACCGGAATCGAGCAGGAAATCCCCTCGGTGACCATCGGGGCCTGCTACGGCGCGGCGCTGCTCGCGGCGGGCGCGATCGGCGCGCCCGACGTCGCGCTGTGGAACCCGGTGCGCGAGATCCGCGTCCCCGATTCCGCTCTGCGCGAGCGCTACGACGAACTTCATCGCGGTTACCTCGATCTCTATCCCGCGACGAAACCGGTCGTGCACGGCCTTTCCGCCGGTTGA
- a CDS encoding carboxypeptidase-like regulatory domain-containing protein, which produces MARDFTLTATGRIHGRVTAPDGTGLASATVTVTGAHGEQVSSVVTGSDGRYELRGLPSGEYTVVTSLYAPSVRQVSLTGEGQVTVDLDLTGTAPA; this is translated from the coding sequence GTGGCAAGGGACTTCACGCTCACCGCGACCGGCCGCATCCACGGCAGGGTCACCGCACCCGACGGCACCGGGCTCGCGAGCGCGACCGTGACGGTCACCGGCGCGCACGGCGAACAGGTTTCCAGCGTCGTCACCGGTTCCGACGGCCGCTACGAACTGCGGGGCCTTCCCTCCGGCGAGTACACCGTCGTCACCAGCCTGTACGCGCCGTCGGTGCGGCAGGTCAGCCTCACCGGCGAAGGACAGGTCACCGTGGACCTCGACCTGACGGGGACGGCGCCCGCGTAG